One Candidatus Angelobacter sp. genomic window carries:
- a CDS encoding carbon-nitrogen hydrolase: MKSRSSTVTLGLVQTGCSADPAANLKKTLRAVERAAGDGAQIICTQELFRSQYFCQSEDHKYFALAEPIPGPTTDAFQKFAKKRKVVVIASLFEKRGAGVYHNTAAVIDADGSLMGIYRKMHIPDDPLFYEKFYFTPGDLGFRAWQTKYARIGVLICWDQWYPEAARLTALQGAQILFYPTAIGWHPGEKRKHGVAQHDAWEMIQRSHAVANGCYVAVANRTGLERPAGGDGIEFWGQSFVSGTSGQLLAKASANREENLIVPVDLNKVDVTRTHWPFLRDRRIDAYGGLTKRLLD; this comes from the coding sequence ATGAAATCCCGGTCTTCCACGGTCACGCTGGGCCTGGTGCAGACGGGTTGCTCTGCTGACCCCGCCGCGAACCTGAAAAAAACCCTGCGGGCGGTTGAACGCGCGGCCGGAGACGGCGCGCAAATCATCTGCACTCAGGAGTTGTTTCGATCCCAATACTTCTGCCAGAGCGAAGACCATAAGTACTTCGCGCTTGCGGAGCCGATTCCTGGACCGACCACTGATGCCTTTCAGAAGTTCGCGAAGAAACGCAAGGTCGTCGTCATTGCGTCGCTGTTCGAGAAGCGCGGCGCGGGCGTCTATCACAACACTGCCGCCGTGATCGACGCCGACGGCTCGTTGATGGGCATCTACCGCAAGATGCACATTCCCGATGACCCACTATTCTATGAGAAGTTTTACTTTACGCCGGGCGATCTCGGCTTCAGGGCGTGGCAGACGAAGTACGCCCGCATCGGCGTGCTGATCTGCTGGGACCAATGGTACCCCGAGGCCGCGCGCCTCACCGCGTTGCAGGGCGCACAGATTCTTTTTTATCCGACTGCCATTGGCTGGCATCCGGGCGAGAAACGGAAACACGGCGTGGCCCAGCACGACGCCTGGGAAATGATTCAACGCAGTCACGCCGTCGCCAACGGCTGCTACGTCGCGGTCGCGAACCGGACCGGACTTGAGCGCCCTGCGGGCGGTGACGGTATCGAGTTCTGGGGCCAAAGCTTTGTGTCCGGCACTTCGGGACAACTCCTTGCCAAAGCCAGCGCAAACAGAGAAGAGAATCTGATAGTGCCGGTGGACCTGAACAAAGTGGACGTGACCCGCACTCACTGGCCGTTCCTGCGTGACCGACGAATTGATGCTTACGGCGGGTTGACGAAACGGCTGCTTGACTGA
- a CDS encoding serine/threonine-protein kinase, with amino-acid sequence MSSLFTIQSEFRYEIVRKIFEGGMGVVYEAEQHGARDFVKRVAIKVIRQSYANQKTFIENFIGEAKLVADLIHTNIVQTYHLGSTGQIYFIAMEMIRGANLEQFMQQLADKHRPLPMELAVFIVSRIARGLAYAHGKVDKDGKLLGIVHRDVSFKNIMIAFEGDVKLTDFGIAKARGFLQDNEGEVVAGKADFMSPEQASFKITDKRSDIFSAGVVLANLLLGYNVFKGATPEESRDRIMTLALPDFRKLDSRIDDRLNEILQRALVRDLDRRYPDADEMLYELEHYIYHTGYGPTNETLGRFIRELFGQAPMHTVDESRGSTIILNRTTSVAPRR; translated from the coding sequence GTGAGCAGTTTGTTCACGATACAATCGGAGTTTCGCTACGAAATTGTTCGCAAGATTTTCGAAGGCGGCATGGGGGTTGTCTATGAAGCGGAGCAGCACGGCGCCCGCGATTTCGTGAAGCGGGTTGCGATCAAGGTCATTCGACAAAGCTACGCCAATCAAAAAACCTTCATCGAGAATTTTATCGGGGAGGCAAAGCTGGTCGCCGATTTGATCCACACCAACATCGTCCAGACCTATCATCTCGGTTCAACCGGCCAGATTTACTTCATTGCCATGGAGATGATTCGCGGAGCCAATCTTGAACAGTTCATGCAGCAGCTGGCGGACAAACATCGCCCGCTGCCCATGGAACTGGCGGTGTTTATCGTCAGCCGCATCGCCCGCGGCCTCGCTTACGCGCATGGCAAGGTCGACAAGGACGGCAAGCTCCTGGGCATCGTGCATCGCGACGTGAGCTTCAAAAACATCATGATCGCCTTTGAAGGGGACGTGAAACTCACTGACTTCGGCATCGCCAAGGCGCGCGGGTTTTTGCAGGACAACGAGGGCGAGGTCGTGGCCGGAAAGGCGGACTTCATGAGTCCCGAACAGGCAAGTTTCAAAATCACCGACAAACGATCGGATATTTTTTCCGCGGGCGTCGTTCTGGCAAATCTCCTTCTCGGTTACAATGTCTTCAAGGGGGCGACGCCGGAGGAATCCCGCGATCGCATCATGACGCTGGCTCTGCCGGACTTCCGCAAACTCGACAGCCGCATCGACGACCGTCTCAACGAAATCCTGCAGCGCGCCCTCGTCCGGGACCTCGACCGCCGCTACCCCGACGCGGACGAGATGCTCTACGAACTGGAGCACTACATCTACCACACCGGTTACGGTCCGACCAACGAGACACTGGGCCGGTTCATTCGAGAACTGTTTGGCCAGGCGCCCATGCACACGGTGGATGAGTCGCGCGGCAGCACCATCATTCTCAACCGGACAACCAGCGTCGCGCCCCGCAGATAA
- the gluQRS gene encoding tRNA glutamyl-Q(34) synthetase GluQRS: protein MSSFEPPRIRCYRGRLAPSPTGYLHLGHARTFRIAQQRARNHGGVLILRNEDLDHARCKEQFVSGMLEDLRWFGFEWKEGPDCGGPFGPYNQSERFDIYRGALEKLRDRGFIYPCTCSRKDILNALNAPHEAEDEPIYPGTCRPNSKRKTQDQRPRANWRFRVPDGEVVSFDDGLFGPQQFLAGKDFGDFVIWRHDDVPAYQLAVVVDDAAMQITEVVRGADLLVSTARQLLLYRALGLGPPVFCHCPLVTDEYGVRLAKRHDGLSLRSLRARGGTPEQILAGLDVAPEMKSCAKPGRVERQ, encoded by the coding sequence ATGAGCTCTTTTGAACCACCGCGGATTCGGTGTTACCGGGGCCGTCTTGCGCCGTCGCCGACGGGCTATTTGCACCTCGGCCATGCGCGCACTTTCCGGATCGCTCAACAGCGCGCGCGAAACCACGGCGGTGTTTTGATCCTGCGCAACGAAGACCTCGATCATGCCCGCTGCAAAGAGCAATTTGTCAGTGGCATGCTCGAGGACCTTCGCTGGTTTGGATTCGAGTGGAAGGAAGGGCCGGATTGCGGCGGGCCTTTCGGCCCGTACAATCAAAGTGAGCGTTTTGATATTTACCGTGGCGCGCTGGAGAAATTGCGGGATCGCGGCTTCATCTACCCCTGCACCTGCTCACGCAAGGACATTCTGAACGCGCTCAACGCTCCGCATGAAGCCGAAGACGAACCCATCTATCCCGGCACCTGCCGCCCCAACTCCAAACGCAAGACCCAAGACCAGCGGCCAAGGGCAAATTGGCGTTTTCGCGTCCCCGACGGCGAAGTCGTTTCTTTCGACGACGGACTTTTTGGTCCGCAACAATTTCTCGCTGGAAAAGATTTTGGCGATTTTGTGATCTGGCGTCACGATGATGTTCCCGCCTATCAGCTCGCTGTGGTTGTGGACGACGCGGCCATGCAGATCACTGAAGTCGTCCGTGGCGCTGATCTTCTCGTTTCGACGGCGCGGCAACTCTTGTTATATCGGGCGCTCGGCCTCGGGCCGCCGGTGTTTTGCCATTGTCCGTTGGTGACCGACGAATACGGCGTTCGTCTGGCGAAACGCCACGATGGCCTGAGTCTGCGATCGTTGCGCGCACGCGGTGGCACACCGGAACAAATCCTCGCGGGTTTGGACGTCGCGCCGGAAATGAAATCTTGCGCGAAACCGGGGCGCGTTGAACGACAATAG
- a CDS encoding PVC-type heme-binding CxxCH protein, with the protein MMSRLSPLLSGRVPRVSRLLLGVVSVAGVCVGAADLDDPASERAAFQIADGFEVNLFASENEGVVKPIQMRFDARGRLWVIGSTVYPQIEPGQVPNDKVLVLEDTNGDGHVDKTTVFADGLMIPTGIELGDRGVYVGQGTELLFLKDTDGDDKADERRVVLRGFGTGDAHQMINSFLFGPAGELWFSQGLHIRSHVETPWGITRLEQAGIWRLWPRRLRLEGFYGSEHEPQNPWGFVFTDWGEPIVLAGNNSSAIYPVPGLIVNHRDDGPALIWKNGNGRKVSGGDIVGTAHFPDAWQGALIVGGYINNAVWSLKISQDGAGFVLEDLPPLIKSTDRSFRPVDVKFAPDGSLYICDWFNPVIGHYQASFRDPNRDKTHGRIWRVTAKGRAFTQAPQLAGASVEKLLAYLKSPDRWTRHFAKRVLADRPVEQVTTALKGWIAQPDLSEHDLIEALGVYQSHEAVAPELLARLCRASNPEARAYAASVVGTWADRLADPLALLRPLVADDNPRVRLHAVVACTYVTSAEAMEVASVAADYPTDKFLAYALNQAVFALKPYWLPLFRAGTLKMENKLSRIDLLVRGDGTRDTLQVARDLLKSDSVDSAAREAYLIMLVEHGDPDDLASLLTLSDAPLQARMLQELAIVTRVRGLRPTGDLVAPLRPLVASENLQLRTEALKLAGVWRLETFRSSAEASAFDKGADTKSRRAAVQALASLGGDRSQKSLLRLASEDAPLIQSEAIALLAEFNLRDAAVKAAEFLHHTSFDPFSSVDNVPGDSGLPDSGFGEIFSAFLRRQGGASALSDAFQAKGPTKPAAEAGLRLMTASGRRDERLARVLADAAGFGNTAQRLTSEDLDAFAAEVRSRGDSGLGREIFLRPELGCSACHTVNGQGGRIGPDLSALGTAQTVEFIIGAVLEPQREIKEGFMSISVLMTDGEEYQGYQIAETRDELVLRDVLQSKEVRLRLDAVKEKKQNGSVMPMGLADTLTRTEFRDLIRFLSELGRPK; encoded by the coding sequence ATGATGTCCAGATTATCTCCACTCTTGTCGGGGCGGGTGCCGCGTGTCTCACGGTTATTGCTCGGTGTCGTTTCTGTCGCGGGAGTTTGTGTGGGCGCGGCCGATCTCGACGATCCCGCATCGGAACGGGCCGCATTCCAGATCGCAGACGGCTTTGAAGTGAATCTGTTCGCCTCGGAGAACGAGGGCGTCGTGAAGCCGATCCAGATGCGCTTCGATGCGCGCGGCCGGTTGTGGGTTATCGGGAGCACCGTTTACCCGCAAATTGAACCCGGTCAGGTGCCGAACGACAAGGTCCTCGTCCTCGAGGACACGAATGGGGACGGGCATGTTGACAAGACCACGGTATTCGCGGACGGCCTCATGATTCCGACGGGCATTGAATTGGGTGACCGCGGCGTTTACGTCGGCCAGGGCACCGAATTGCTTTTCCTGAAAGACACGGACGGTGATGACAAGGCAGATGAACGCCGAGTCGTGCTGCGTGGCTTCGGGACGGGGGACGCGCACCAGATGATCAACTCATTCCTTTTTGGCCCCGCTGGCGAATTGTGGTTCTCGCAGGGGCTGCATATCCGTTCCCACGTCGAAACACCCTGGGGAATCACACGGCTGGAGCAGGCCGGCATCTGGCGGTTGTGGCCGCGCCGCTTAAGGCTCGAAGGTTTCTATGGTTCCGAACACGAGCCCCAGAATCCATGGGGGTTTGTCTTTACGGATTGGGGTGAACCCATCGTCCTCGCCGGCAACAACAGCTCGGCCATTTATCCCGTTCCCGGCCTCATCGTCAACCATCGCGACGACGGGCCTGCGTTGATCTGGAAAAACGGGAATGGGCGCAAGGTGAGCGGCGGCGACATCGTCGGCACGGCGCACTTTCCAGACGCCTGGCAAGGTGCGCTCATCGTCGGAGGCTACATAAACAACGCGGTGTGGTCGCTGAAGATCAGCCAGGACGGCGCGGGCTTCGTCCTCGAAGATTTGCCGCCGCTGATCAAGTCCACCGACCGCAGCTTCCGCCCGGTAGACGTCAAGTTTGCACCAGACGGCTCGCTTTATATTTGTGACTGGTTTAACCCCGTCATTGGCCATTATCAAGCGAGCTTCCGTGATCCCAACCGTGACAAGACGCACGGTCGCATCTGGCGCGTGACAGCCAAAGGTCGGGCGTTCACCCAAGCGCCGCAACTGGCCGGTGCGTCCGTCGAAAAATTGCTGGCGTATCTGAAATCGCCGGATCGCTGGACACGACACTTCGCAAAGCGCGTGCTCGCTGATCGGCCTGTTGAACAGGTGACCACGGCTCTCAAAGGATGGATAGCGCAACCTGATTTGTCCGAACATGACCTGATCGAGGCACTCGGAGTGTATCAAAGTCATGAAGCAGTCGCGCCCGAACTCCTCGCCCGTCTGTGCCGCGCGTCCAATCCGGAAGCGCGCGCCTACGCCGCAAGTGTCGTTGGCACCTGGGCTGATCGGCTCGCAGATCCCCTGGCGTTGTTGCGCCCACTCGTGGCCGACGACAATCCGCGAGTGCGACTGCACGCCGTCGTGGCTTGCACGTATGTAACCAGCGCGGAGGCGATGGAAGTCGCATCTGTCGCTGCGGATTATCCAACGGACAAGTTTCTAGCCTACGCACTGAACCAGGCGGTCTTCGCCCTGAAGCCCTACTGGCTGCCGTTGTTCAGGGCGGGAACTCTAAAGATGGAGAACAAACTGTCACGTATTGACCTTCTCGTTCGAGGGGACGGGACGCGCGATACTCTTCAGGTGGCGCGCGACCTTCTCAAATCGGATTCTGTGGACTCCGCAGCACGCGAAGCCTATCTCATCATGCTCGTCGAGCACGGTGACCCGGACGATCTGGCGAGCCTGCTGACGCTTTCCGATGCACCGCTGCAGGCCCGTATGCTGCAAGAACTGGCTATCGTTACGCGCGTCCGCGGCTTGCGGCCGACGGGCGACCTTGTGGCCCCGCTCCGTCCGCTTGTCGCGAGTGAAAACCTCCAACTGCGCACTGAAGCACTCAAGCTCGCCGGTGTCTGGAGGCTTGAGACCTTTCGCTCTTCGGCTGAAGCCTCTGCCTTCGACAAGGGTGCCGACACAAAAAGCCGCCGCGCCGCCGTCCAAGCCCTGGCATCACTTGGCGGAGATCGCAGCCAGAAATCGCTGCTGCGTCTCGCAAGTGAAGACGCGCCTTTGATACAAAGCGAGGCGATTGCGTTGTTGGCCGAATTCAATCTGCGGGACGCGGCCGTCAAGGCAGCCGAGTTTCTGCACCACACGTCATTCGACCCTTTCTCTTCCGTCGACAACGTGCCGGGGGATAGCGGGCTGCCTGACTCCGGGTTTGGGGAAATCTTTTCTGCATTTTTGCGACGACAGGGTGGAGCGTCGGCGCTGTCGGACGCATTTCAAGCCAAGGGACCGACCAAGCCCGCAGCCGAGGCGGGACTTCGTTTGATGACGGCAAGCGGCAGACGTGACGAACGATTGGCGCGCGTCCTGGCCGACGCGGCTGGCTTTGGGAACACGGCACAGAGACTGACAAGCGAAGACCTCGACGCCTTTGCCGCGGAGGTCCGTTCTCGCGGCGACTCCGGGCTCGGACGGGAAATCTTTCTCCGACCCGAACTCGGTTGTAGCGCTTGTCACACCGTAAATGGCCAGGGAGGTCGGATCGGCCCCGATCTGAGCGCGCTCGGGACCGCGCAAACCGTGGAGTTCATCATCGGCGCGGTCCTGGAACCGCAGAGAGAAATCAAAGAAGGGTTTATGTCCATTTCTGTCCTGATGACGGACGGAGAGGAATATCAAGGGTATCAAATTGCCGAAACACGAGACGAACTCGTGCTTCGGGACGTGCTCCAGTCCAAGGAAGTCCGATTGCGTCTGGATGCGGTTAAGGAAAAGAAGCAGAACGGTTCGGTGATGCCAATGGGCCTGGCTGACACCCTTACCCGCACGGAATTCCGTGACCTCATTCGCTTTCTCTCAGAGTTGGGGAGGCCCAAATAG
- a CDS encoding SDR family oxidoreductase — translation MASSLAWITGAAGLIGNYLVHTAPRLASKRQVIGLTREQLDLTDFKVVRQKFREQKPRLIIHCAALSRSPACEQNPSLARKLNVEVTARLAELAADIPLVFCSSDLVFDGQQGNYDESAPPNPLSVYAETKVAAEQIVLANPKHTVVRMSLNGGVSPTADRGFNEELRHAWKNGETVKLFTDEFRCPMPAAVTARVVWELVEQNRRGLFHVAGSERLSRWEIGQLIAARWPQLCPRLEPASRKDYSGPPRPADTSLNCAKIQKLLSFPLPGLGEWLETNPHELF, via the coding sequence ATGGCCTCTTCTCTGGCGTGGATCACCGGCGCGGCCGGACTGATCGGCAATTATCTTGTCCACACCGCTCCGCGCCTCGCTTCAAAACGGCAAGTCATCGGCCTCACCCGCGAGCAACTCGACCTGACCGATTTCAAAGTCGTTCGCCAGAAATTCCGCGAGCAAAAACCTCGGCTCATCATTCATTGCGCCGCGTTGAGCCGCAGTCCCGCCTGCGAACAAAATCCTTCGCTCGCCCGCAAACTGAATGTCGAAGTCACCGCCCGCCTGGCCGAGCTTGCCGCGGACATTCCGCTCGTCTTCTGTTCCAGCGATCTGGTGTTCGACGGCCAGCAAGGTAACTACGATGAAAGTGCACCACCAAATCCTTTGAGCGTTTACGCGGAAACGAAAGTTGCCGCCGAGCAAATCGTCCTCGCGAACCCGAAGCACACCGTCGTTCGGATGTCACTCAACGGCGGCGTTTCGCCGACCGCCGACCGTGGTTTCAACGAGGAGCTGCGGCACGCGTGGAAAAATGGAGAGACGGTGAAACTCTTCACCGACGAATTTCGGTGCCCGATGCCCGCGGCAGTGACGGCGCGGGTGGTCTGGGAACTCGTCGAACAAAATCGACGCGGCCTCTTTCACGTCGCTGGCAGCGAGCGTTTGTCTCGCTGGGAGATCGGGCAGCTCATCGCCGCGCGCTGGCCGCAGCTCTGTCCGCGACTGGAACCGGCCTCGCGCAAGGATTACTCCGGCCCGCCGCGCCCGGCGGACACGTCGCTCAACTGCGCGAAAATCCAAAAACTGCTTTCGTTTCCATTGCCTGGACTGGGTGAATGGCTGGAGACGAACCCGCATGAGCTCTTTTGA
- a CDS encoding GDSL-type esterase/lipase family protein, which yields MTDGPGPTDHKIEGRREAFTGSRFTLQKGDVVAFVGGADVAAALESGHLETLLTARYHGLDVRFRNFGWEGDTVHAQPRDVGFPSLQFHLKRAAATVIIVQFGRCESLSGRAGLSDFVRDYGHLLNECAELTPRLVLVTPPPFERSGGLLPDLSKRNPDLAVYSQAIHKLARERHLPIVDLFNELGGESHQEPRLTGDGLQLTPHGHALAAAAFVRQLGLVSLAAAAGAPDDNGIWPNIRLERLRQVVVAKNRIWFNYWRPENWAFLGGDRTEQPSSRDHRDPRIRWFPAEMEKFVPMIEAKEREIAKQADELQL from the coding sequence GTGACGGACGGGCCTGGTCCAACGGACCATAAGATCGAGGGGCGGCGTGAGGCTTTCACTGGCAGTCGTTTCACTTTGCAAAAGGGTGATGTCGTCGCATTCGTCGGCGGCGCAGACGTCGCGGCGGCGCTCGAGTCTGGTCATTTGGAAACATTGCTGACGGCCAGATATCACGGACTGGACGTGCGCTTCCGCAATTTTGGCTGGGAAGGAGACACCGTCCACGCGCAACCACGCGATGTCGGCTTTCCATCGCTCCAGTTTCATCTTAAACGCGCCGCCGCAACGGTCATTATAGTTCAGTTCGGACGCTGTGAATCCTTGAGCGGCCGGGCCGGGTTGTCCGATTTTGTCCGCGATTACGGCCATTTGCTCAACGAATGCGCCGAGTTGACACCCAGACTAGTTCTCGTCACTCCCCCGCCGTTTGAGCGAAGCGGCGGATTGCTCCCGGATTTGTCCAAACGCAACCCCGACCTGGCGGTCTATTCACAAGCAATTCACAAACTGGCACGCGAACGCCACCTGCCGATCGTGGATCTGTTCAACGAACTGGGTGGTGAATCACATCAGGAACCGCGGTTGACCGGGGATGGCCTGCAACTGACTCCGCACGGCCACGCGCTGGCCGCGGCGGCGTTCGTTCGCCAGCTTGGACTTGTCAGTTTGGCGGCCGCGGCAGGGGCACCGGACGACAATGGGATCTGGCCAAACATACGGCTCGAACGGCTCCGTCAGGTGGTCGTGGCCAAGAATCGAATTTGGTTCAATTACTGGCGACCGGAAAACTGGGCGTTCCTCGGAGGCGATCGGACCGAACAGCCCAGCAGCCGCGACCATCGTGATCCAAGAATCCGTTGGTTTCCGGCGGAGATGGAAAAGTTTGTTCCGATGATTGAAGCGAAGGAGCGCGAGATCGCGAAACAGGCGGACGAGTTGCAATTATGA
- a CDS encoding HU family DNA-binding protein, whose protein sequence is MAKALSKSQVAAEVAGKAGITKKQAVEILEHIAQLAYKNAKNSFTLPGLGKLVLVNRKARIGRNPATGEQIQIPAKRVVKFRVAKAAKDAILNAK, encoded by the coding sequence ATGGCAAAAGCACTCTCCAAATCCCAGGTCGCAGCAGAGGTCGCTGGCAAAGCGGGAATTACCAAGAAGCAGGCGGTCGAAATCCTCGAACACATCGCGCAGCTGGCGTACAAAAACGCCAAGAACTCTTTCACACTGCCCGGTCTCGGCAAACTCGTGTTGGTCAATCGCAAGGCTCGCATCGGTCGCAACCCGGCCACCGGCGAACAGATTCAGATTCCGGCCAAGCGCGTCGTGAAATTCCGCGTTGCCAAGGCCGCTAAGGACGCGATCCTCAACGCCAAGTAA
- a CDS encoding PQQ-binding-like beta-propeller repeat protein: MKRSIGTLAWLLTVLPLGANDWPQWRGPQRNGLSQETGLLKEWPKEGPRLLWEATDIGRGYSTPAVVGDHLYLLANEGLENEFVEALAVKDGKRIWQTRLGKVGKPAQQPNFPAARSTPTVDGEFLYALSSDGALACLEVGSGKVRWQRSLTDDFAGTSGNWAYAESPLIDGDTLVCTPGGSEATLVALNKRTGDVIWKCALPEGDQAAFASAIEVEVGGVKQYVQLLQKGLVGIEAKTGRFLWRFAKAVSRYGANIPTPLASDGYIYTASAGTGGGAVKLKVKDATVDPEQIYFETKLPTAIGGTVKVGDCLYGTTDRALLCADFTTGRVRWEDSGLKAASLCYADGRIYLHGENGDVALVEPSPDSYHEKGRFTPVDQPKKANDMEKAWAYPVVANGHLYIRDHAVLWCYDVKSVQ; the protein is encoded by the coding sequence ATGAAACGCTCAATCGGAACGCTTGCCTGGTTATTAACCGTATTGCCACTCGGAGCCAACGACTGGCCGCAATGGCGCGGCCCGCAACGCAACGGACTCTCACAGGAAACCGGCCTGCTCAAAGAATGGCCAAAGGAAGGACCCCGGCTGCTCTGGGAAGCGACTGACATCGGCCGCGGTTACTCAACGCCTGCCGTCGTCGGCGACCACCTCTACTTGCTGGCGAACGAAGGTTTGGAGAACGAATTCGTGGAGGCACTTGCGGTCAAGGACGGAAAACGGATCTGGCAGACGCGCCTTGGCAAGGTGGGCAAGCCGGCGCAGCAGCCCAATTTCCCCGCCGCCCGCTCCACACCGACGGTGGATGGCGAATTCCTTTACGCTCTCTCCTCTGATGGCGCGCTGGCATGTCTGGAGGTCGGTTCAGGCAAAGTGCGCTGGCAACGGAGTCTCACCGATGACTTCGCGGGCACGTCCGGCAACTGGGCGTATGCCGAATCGCCATTGATTGACGGCGACACACTGGTGTGCACGCCGGGCGGCAGTGAGGCCACTCTGGTGGCATTGAACAAGCGGACGGGCGATGTGATATGGAAGTGCGCGCTCCCGGAAGGCGATCAGGCCGCGTTCGCCTCTGCAATCGAGGTGGAGGTTGGTGGCGTGAAGCAGTACGTTCAACTTCTGCAAAAAGGCCTGGTGGGTATCGAAGCAAAGACCGGCAGGTTTCTGTGGCGCTTCGCAAAGGCGGTCAGCCGATATGGCGCAAACATCCCGACACCGCTGGCCAGCGACGGTTACATCTACACTGCCTCAGCGGGCACGGGGGGCGGCGCGGTGAAGCTGAAGGTCAAGGATGCCACAGTCGATCCCGAGCAGATTTATTTCGAAACGAAGTTACCCACCGCGATCGGGGGGACGGTAAAAGTCGGGGATTGTCTCTACGGCACGACCGACCGCGCGCTACTTTGCGCCGATTTCACCACGGGCCGCGTAAGGTGGGAAGATTCCGGACTAAAGGCAGCCTCGCTCTGTTATGCGGACGGACGCATTTATCTGCATGGTGAGAACGGAGACGTGGCGCTGGTTGAGCCGTCTCCGGACTCCTACCACGAGAAGGGTCGCTTCACGCCGGTGGATCAGCCGAAAAAGGCCAATGACATGGAAAAAGCGTGGGCTTATCCGGTCGTCGCCAACGGGCACCTTTACATTCGCGACCACGCCGTGTTGTGGTGCTACGACGTGAAGTCCGTGCAATGA
- a CDS encoding 2-dehydropantoate 2-reductase, translated as MKIGVVGCGALGSYYGAKLCRDGRMVHFLLRSDYEAVRRNGLQIRSLEGDFRVHPKCARAPEEVGPCDLVLIGLKTTANDQFSRLLPPLVGADTALLTLQNGLGNEARLADLFGREKILGGLCFVCLNRTEPGVVEHLAHGTIVMGEYQRWPEPRTQNIASLFRHAGVPCKVTDDLECAHWEKLIWNIPFNGLGVAGAAGYETVLSGFLRTDVTWGPCLPTDQLLGEPRWEKLVYELMKEVITVANALGLKIPASAAERQISRTRAMGAYKASTLIDFERHHPLELEAMFLEPLRQAQRAKVPTPRLAVLCDVLRQMEPR; from the coding sequence ATGAAGATTGGCGTAGTGGGTTGTGGAGCGCTGGGAAGTTATTACGGCGCGAAACTCTGCCGCGACGGACGAATGGTTCATTTTCTGTTGCGGTCCGATTATGAGGCCGTTCGACGCAACGGCCTGCAAATCCGCAGCTTGGAAGGCGATTTCCGTGTCCATCCGAAATGCGCCCGCGCACCGGAGGAGGTCGGGCCATGCGACCTCGTTTTGATCGGATTGAAAACGACGGCCAACGATCAATTTTCCAGACTGCTGCCGCCACTTGTCGGCGCCGACACTGCATTGCTCACATTGCAGAATGGTCTCGGCAACGAAGCCCGGCTCGCCGACCTGTTCGGGCGCGAAAAGATTCTGGGCGGGCTCTGCTTTGTCTGCCTGAACCGGACGGAGCCGGGGGTTGTCGAGCACCTTGCGCACGGAACCATCGTCATGGGTGAGTACCAGCGCTGGCCAGAGCCCCGCACGCAGAACATCGCGTCGCTCTTTCGTCACGCAGGTGTGCCGTGCAAGGTCACCGACGATCTGGAATGCGCGCACTGGGAGAAGCTCATCTGGAACATCCCGTTCAACGGCCTCGGTGTCGCGGGCGCAGCCGGCTACGAAACCGTGCTGAGCGGTTTTCTCCGGACCGACGTGACCTGGGGACCTTGTCTGCCAACCGACCAGTTGCTCGGCGAACCGCGCTGGGAAAAACTTGTTTATGAATTGATGAAGGAGGTCATCACCGTGGCCAACGCCCTTGGCTTGAAGATACCGGCATCAGCCGCTGAACGGCAAATCTCCCGGACTCGCGCGATGGGCGCATACAAGGCGTCAACCTTGATTGATTTCGAGCGGCACCATCCGCTGGAACTGGAAGCCATGTTTTTGGAGCCCTTGCGGCAGGCGCAGCGCGCGAAGGTGCCGACGCCGCGCCTTGCGGTACTATGCGATGTGTTGAGACAGATGGAACCGCGTTGA